A single genomic interval of Meles meles chromosome 9, mMelMel3.1 paternal haplotype, whole genome shotgun sequence harbors:
- the LOC123950405 gene encoding FUN14 domain-containing protein 2-like, translating into MCLILPLHKKFGELAEMAASSQGNFEGNFESLDLAEFAKKQPWWRKLLGQESGPSAEKYNVATQLLIGGVTGWCTGFIFQKVGKLAATAVGGGFFLLQLANHTGYIKVDWQRVEKDMKKAKEQLKIRKSNQLSTEVRSEAEEVVSFVKKNILVTGAFCGGFLLGMAS; encoded by the coding sequence ATGTGCCTGATCCTTCCTTTACATAAAAAATTTGGGGAACTCGCCGAAATGGCCGCGTCCAGTCAAGGAAACTTTGAAGGAAATTTTGAGTCACTGGACCTTGCAGAATTTGCTAAAAAGCAGCCATGGTGGCGCAAGCTGCTCGGGCAGGAGTCTGGGCCCTCGGCTGAAAAATACAACGTGGCAACCCAGCTGCTAATTGGAGGTGTTACTGGATGGTGCACGGGTTTCATATTCCAGAAGGTTGGAAAGTTGGCTGCAACAGCCGTGGGAGGTGGATTTTTTCTCCTTCAGCTTGCGAACCATACTGGGTACATCAAGGTTGACTGGCAGCGAGTAGAGAAGGACATGAAGAAAGCCAAGGAGCAGCTGAAGATCCGTAAGAGCAACCAGCTGTCCACGGAGGTCAGAAGCGAAGCGGAGGaggtagtgtcatttgtgaagaaGAACATTCTAGTGACTGGGGCATTTTGTggaggctttctgcttggcatgGCATCCTAA